The region CGACGGTCAGCGCCTCGTGCGCCAGCGTGCCGTCACTGAGTGCCAGCCCGCGCCCCTCCTCGGCGGCGGGGGTCAGGGCGGCGTCCTGCACGATCCACACGCGGACGCCGTGCGCGTGCAGGACCGGGCAGGCGTACGCGGCGAGGTCCCGCGCGAACGCGGCGACACTCGACGCCTGCGAGAGGGTCTGCGGGAACGGCGGGAGAAACTCGGACACCGCGTTTACAGGTTCTTCGGGTCGATCCAGCCGCGCTTGATGCCGTACAGGACCGCCTCGGTGCGGCTGCCCACACCCAGCTTGGAGAAGATGTTCGCGAGGTGAACCTGCACGGTGCGCGGGCTGATGTCGAGGTCGCGCGCGATCTCCTTGTTGGTGCGGCCGGTGGCGGCCACGCGCAGCACCTCCAGTTCACGGGGGCTCAGGTCGTCCTCGGGGGGCGTGGGGGTGGTGTGGGTGCTGAAGCGCTCGAGGACCTTCTTCGCCACGCTGGGGTGCAGCGCGCTCTCGCCCGCGGCCACGGCGCGCACGGCGCCGAGCAGGTCGTCCTCGGAGGCATTCTTCAGCAGGTACCCGGCGGCCCCGGCTTCCAGCAGCGCGAACACGTACGCGTCGTCGTCGTAGCTGGTGAGCACGAGCACGCCCACGCCGGGCCGCTCGGCCTTGATGGCGCGTGTCGCGTCGATGCCGTTCATGCCGGGCATGCTGACGTCCATCAGGATCACGTCCGGCGTCAGTTCCCGGGCGCGCAGGATGGCTTCCTCGCCGCTGCCCGCCTCGCCGACCACGCGCAGGTCCGCCTCGCTCTCAAGGAGTTCGCGGGTGCCCTTGCGCACGACCGGGTGGTCGTCCACGAGGAGCAGCGTGATGGGGCGCGTGGAACCGGCTTCGAGGGTCTCGGCGTCGAGCATGCGCGCAGCATAGCCCGCACACACGCGAAACCGCCTCAGCCGAGTGGCCGAGGCGGTGCCGTGAATCAGCGGGGATTATACGGATTCCGTTTGTTTCGGGTAGGACCACAGGACAGCGTGGAGTTGAATCATGCGGCTTGAACACATGGTTCGATCCGACAGCGGAGCAGTTCCGCGATCGTCCAGGCGTGATCCGTCACACCTGCTGCCATCCCCGGCGTTCGATCCACCCACCGACCATTCACCTGCACCCGAAGTGACCGATGTGGACGAATGAGGTTGTACGCCGCCAACACCAGGAAGAAGTGACGTTCCAGTCGCTCGCCGTCGCTCCCGGCATGCCGGGAGCGACGGACCAGTGCCGGCAACCACGTCCGGAGGGTCGCGTTCAACCGTTCCACGAATGCGGTGTTCACGGTACCCGGGCGACCTTGCGACGCTTCGATCAGGTGCAGCGCTTCGAAGAGATCACCGAATGCGATGCGTCGCTCGATTCGGTCACGGGAGGTTCGTTTCACGACCTGCACGATGTGCAACTCCGCCCAGGGCACCAACGCTGGGCGCCCACGGCGCCCAGTGTGCCGCGGCGTCCGGAACATCCTGAGAACCTGTGTTTTCCACGCGCCGTATCCATCTGTTGCCCACAGCACTGGTGATTGAAGCTGTGCAGCGCAGTGCACCTGATTCACGACCTCGGCGATCAGGGCGTGCGTTCGCTCAGCAGCGAACGCACCCCACAGGAGCAGTCGTGAGGAGACACAGACGGCCGTTGCCAGCCACCGCACGCCCCGTTGGGTCCGACACCAGAGTTCGTCCGCCTGCACCTGCCCGAGATGCAACTGGCCCTGACAGACAAGGTGCTCGTGAACACGCTGCGCGTGTTCACCGGCTTTCCTCACCCAGTCGGCCAGTGTGCGCTCGTCGATCTTGAAGGC is a window of Deinococcus grandis DNA encoding:
- a CDS encoding response regulator, with protein sequence MLDAETLEAGSTRPITLLLVDDHPVVRKGTRELLESEADLRVVGEAGSGEEAILRARELTPDVILMDVSMPGMNGIDATRAIKAERPGVGVLVLTSYDDDAYVFALLEAGAAGYLLKNASEDDLLGAVRAVAAGESALHPSVAKKVLERFSTHTTPTPPEDDLSPRELEVLRVAATGRTNKEIARDLDISPRTVQVHLANIFSKLGVGSRTEAVLYGIKRGWIDPKNL